In Topomyia yanbarensis strain Yona2022 chromosome 2, ASM3024719v1, whole genome shotgun sequence, one DNA window encodes the following:
- the LOC131680379 gene encoding uncharacterized protein LOC131680379: MNINIKLINTVVKDRLNEIAEQENLLPKLSFGFRKNCSASTCVNYVVNRVHETKLERKQAIAVFLDLSGAFDSVDLSTLMDVLACNGIPNKLLSWLRIYLSRRKMVLRTEQGETTVLTSEGLPQGCPISPTMFNLYTAPLHKVTVEDCELVQFADDFTVLAKGANLDETAIKINIFLGKLSTVLSAMNFKLNVQKSAAIVFSNKNHEKLEIKIGQETVTINNTHKLLGFTLDRTLTFRRHIEEVTNQGTAKLNIIKLLGRRNSNASPDTLVKIGNAIIRSKTEYGAQIYGAAATTNLKKIQTLHNTYLRYAMRFLRTTPIHVILAEAGQMPVKDRIEMLTLKGILKSTFHENQLQPFVEKAIKTEEGNGSFLTTVAVKHNDVISQLHPKNQSATGRHNKVDASERAKIAIKLFREQKCKTEYNNHFWKQKFLQTLAEEYTGFHILYTDGSKSPLGTATATYDSTDQPVESFKINHNFSITNAELLGILHAVKMINRKEYAKAVIMTDSSGACQTLLNDSLVNENYLAAMTWEKIRASEYKDIRIQWIPSHQGIAGNERADTEAAAAGMGAQNLFNALTLGDTLKLAEKEIWDGWTREYQETSKQKGAAHFQLMKAPGKRIWCHGLTLTTEQKRIISRIRSGHTLTKDRLKRWGWETDDLCEICEEQENLHHLLYECPKFNKEWSSTYWNTTSHWAKFCSKT, encoded by the coding sequence ATGAACATCAACATCAAATTGATAAACACAGTCGTAAAGGACAGACTAAATGAAATAGCGGAACAGGAAAATCTGTTACCGAAGCTTTCGTTTGGATTCAGGAAGAACTGCTCGGCCTCTACCTGCGTAAACTACGTAGTCAACCGGGTACACGAGACCAAACTCGAAAGGAAACAAGCTATTGCAGTCTTCCTGGACCTATCAGGAGCCTTCGACTCGGTAGATCTCAGCACGCTTATGGACGTACTGGCCTGCAACGGAATCCCAAACAAGCTGCTGTCATGGCTACGCATTTACCTAAGCAGAAGGAAAATGGTACTGAGAACGGAACAAGGGGAAACAACGGTACTAACGAGTGAAGGACTCCCACAAGGATGCCCGATTTCCCCAACGATGTTCAACCTCTATACAGCACCGCTACACAAAGTGACGGTAGAGGACTGTGAACTAGTCCAGTTCGCAGATGACTTCACCGTGTTGGCCAAAGGCGCAAATCTAGATGAAACAGCGATAAAAATCAACATCTTCCTTGGGAAACTAAGCACGGTACTCAGCGCGATGAACTTCAAACTCAACGTACAAAAAAGTGCAGCAATCGTCTTCTCAAATAAAAACCACGAAAAACTGGAAATCAAAATCGGCCAAGAAACAGTGACGATCAACAACACCCACAAGCTCCTGGGATTCACCTTGGATAGGACACTCACATTCAGGAGGCACATCGAGGAGGTCACAAACCAAGGGACGGCGAAACTCAACATAATTAAGTTGCTAGGTCGAAGGAACAGCAACGCAAGCCCGGACACCCTAGTAAAGATTGGAAACGCCATCATCAGAAGCAAAACGGAGTATGGAGCACAAATCTACGGCGCGGCGGCGACCACGAATCTAAAAAAGATTCAAACATTGCACAACACCTACCTCAGATACGCAATGCGCTTCCTGAGAACGACGCCGATACACGTAATACTGGCGGAAGCTGGCCAAATGCCCGTTAAGGACAGGATCGAAATGCTAACCCTAAAGGGCATACTAAAATCCACCTTTCACGAGAATCAGCTGCAGCCGTTTGTAGAGAAGGCGATAAAGACGGAGGAAGGGAATGGCTCCTTTTTAACAACAGTGGCAGTGAAACACAACGACGTTATCAGCCAACTACACCCAAAGAACCAAAGCGCGACAGGAAGACACAACAAAGTGGATGCAAGCGAGAGAGCAAAAATAGCTATCAAACTCTTCAGGGAACAGAAATGCAAAACGGAATACAATAACCACTTCTGGAAACAAAAATTCCTACAAACTTTGGCGGAAGAATACACGGGATTCCACATACTGTACACGGATGGCTCGAAATCACCACTAGGAACAGCGACAGCAACGTACGATTCGACGGATCAGCCGGTAGAAAGCTTCAAGATCAATCACAATTTCTCCATCACCAACGCGGAATTGCTGGGTATCTTACACGCCGTAAAGATGATCAACAGGAAGGAATACGCAAAAGCCGTGATTATGACTGACTCCTCCGGAGCATGCCAAACCTTACTGAACGACTCCTTGGTGAACGAAAACTACCTGGCAGCGATGACCTGGGAAAAGATAAGAGCATCCGAATACAAGGACATCAGGATACAATGGATCCCCAGCCATCAAGGAATCGCCGGAAATGAAAGAGCAGATACGGAAGCAGCTGCAGCCGGGATGGGAGCCCAAAATTTATTCAACGCACTCACACTCGGAGACACCTTAAAGCTTGCAGAAAAAGAGATTTGGGATGGATGGACCAGGGAATACCAAGAAACCTCCAAGCAAAAAGGAGCCGCACACTTCCAGCTCATGAAAGCACCAGGGAAAAGGATTTGGTGCCACGGCCTGACCCTGACAACAGAACAGAAGAGAATCATAAGCCGAATCCGTTCGGGGCACACTCTCACCAAGGATCGACTGAAACGATGGGGTTGGGAAACCGACGAtttatgcgaaatatgcgaagaGCAAGAAAACCTCCATCATTTACTCTATGAATGCCCAAAATTTAACAAAGAGTGGAGTTCGACCTACTGGAATACTACGAGCCACTGGGCAAAATTTTGCAGCAAAACATAG
- the LOC131680378 gene encoding uncharacterized protein LOC131680378, with amino-acid sequence MIVKCWLSSSPSRWKQFVANRVSEIQHITKEGTWNHVAGVENPADLVSPGMIPAQLLYQYVWFDGPRWLLLKEAYRPQPRQIREEDIASADLEKKTTTLVLQASTPSEIFNLRSSLSELVRITAYSRRCQFNAQAVNRNCRRYGPITSCELDDALRALVRLAQEESFPQELADLSKRTHVRDSSRIVSLKPILKEGMMCVSGRLRHASVSPNRKHPYILDPHHPLTKIVVTHYHRKLFHAEQQLVQDQIMADLPAERVTPCSPFRRVGVDYCGPFSVVHPHRRCRPVKCFVAVYICLTTKAIHLEIAADLTTQAFLASLKRFSARRGKPELIMCDNAKNFVGAKRELDELRKLFHNQQFQNTVAKKAADDRIEFRFIPARSPNFGGLWESAVKSFKTLFKHTIGLHTLVYDEMQTVLIQIEAILSSRPLTPVSNDPDDFEALTSGHFLIQRLLLAITEPNVGEIPENRLSAWQKAQRFTQFLWKK; translated from the exons ATGATCGTTAAGTGCTGGCTTTCGTCGTCGCCATCAAGATGGAAGCAATTCGTCGCTAATCGGGTCTCCGAGATCCAGCATATCACGAAGGAAGGTACCTGGAATCACGTCGCAGGTGTAGAAAATCCAGCAGACTTAGTCTCGCCTGGGATGATCCCGGCACAGCTTCTGTACCAATATGTTTGGTTTGACGGACCTCGCTGGTTGCTATTGAAAGAAGCCTATCGCCCTCAGCCCCGCCAGATTAGAGAAGAAGACATTGCATCAGCTGACTTGGAGAAAAAAACCACCACGTTAGTCCTTCAGGCAAGCACTCCCAGTGAGATCTTCAACTTACGATCGTCACTGTCGGAGTTAGTTCGCATTACGGCTTATAGTCGCCGTTGCCAGTTCAACGCACAAGCTGTCAACCGCAACTGTAGAAGGTATGGGCCGATCACATCGTGTGAGCTCGACGATGCACTGCGAGCATTGGTTCGGCTTGCGCAAGAAGAAAGCTTTCCACAAGAACTTGCTGATTTGTCCAAGCGAACCCACGTGCGGGACTCGTCGCGCATTGTGTCACTAAAGCCGATTCTCAAGGAAGGCATGATGTGTGTTAGTGGCCGGTTACGACATGCATCAGTTTCACCGAATCGCAAGCATCCGTACATTCTCGACCCACATCACCCGCTGACGAAAATCGTAGTTACTCACTACCATCGGAAACTATTTCATGCGGAACAGCAGCTG GTTCAGGACCAGATTATGGCCGATCTCCCGGCTGAAAGAGTAACTCCCTGTTCGCCGTTTCGAAGAGTCGGAGTTGATTACTGCGGACCATTTTCAGTGGTCCATCCACATCGTCGTTGCCGGCCTGTAAAATGTTTCGTCGCAGTCTACATTTGCCTTACTACCAAAGCGATACACTTAGAGATAGCCGCGGATCTTACGACGCAGGCCTTCCTAGCATCGTTGAAGCGCTTCTCGGCTCGACGTGGAAAACCCGAGCTGATAATGTGTGACAACGCAAAGAATTTTGTTGGTGCAAaacgagagctggatgaacttcGCAAGCTGTTTCACAACCAACAGTTCCAGAACACTGTCGCAAAGAAGGCGGCAGACGACAGAATTGAGTTTCGGTTCATTCCAGCACGTTCTCCTAACTTCGGCGGGCTATGGGAATCTGCTGTTAAATCGTTTAAGACACTCTTCAAACATACGATTGGCTTGCATACCTTGGTGTACGATGAAATGCAGACAGTCTTGATTCAGATTGAGGCGATTCTGAGCTCAAGACCGCTCACCCCCGTTAGCAACGACCCAGACGATTTTGAAGCTCTGACATCAGGACATTTCCTAATACAGCGACTCTTATTGGCAATTACGGAACCAAATGTTGGAGAAATCCCGGAAAATCGGCTGTCCGCCTGGCAAAAGGCACAGCGATTCACACAGTTTCTGTGGAAAAAATAG